gataccaggtgtgtggtagtttcacgattaggaccagtcacgtatttagttgaaactgaatacgggcatgaggtggaaacgacatatcgaccagttgtaggtttacagtgtagtccggtaatgtctgagttgacaacaatgcctagactcccagaacgcaagcgtggcaacagagcacacgcaggaaacgatcgatatacagtcgcgggacagagcgagcgcaaggtcgccagtacttttagcaacgacctgcccccctctccgcaaaaccataacaataacagaaacgctcaggggcaaagccccagcccacgtacaaatgtaaacaataacagttccagcgtttcacccaaacaaatgacacctgttagacgatacccactaagggatcgtaaacctttagtcaaaatggacttgtaaatacaacccactTGTGACttggtatataattaatattgtttaagcattattattatcgatttgttaattgtgttcattcaatgtgttattaattgctatattctgatttattggttttgattgaaagtgtttgtgatttgtgttaaatgattatattgagtttgtattttgttctctataatctatacttacaaaaataaaggagtataatgtcaattttcttattcattgtaaattgatttaaaattggagaattgtaaaacaaattgtaattgataattttctaaaattgtaggggacttatgtatttaaggggaggattgtagtgtatttagtgtgagaagtactaagttggtaggtatccatagtgatatttaatgtctgcaccagtgatgttggcagtatgtattgtcaggcgatgtaacatacgatgtggtctaaaagaataaagaatgctcataggctgctctcctgtgacgtcacatccacgccactaccctacaaccaacggtcccaagctggccagccagcagtccacccggagtcccaccaccagacaccgtcatgtaacctccgcgtccgtccgttcctttacgagcggtcctagagcaatgttactctaaatgtgtagtttaattattcttcccgacccatagaaagtacagtgtcgacccgcatacattacagtgaaTACGTCAGTTGTCGTGTACCATTTAAAGCCTACGATATCTGAAACAACaggcaattaattaatattttatttattaccagttTTTACAAGTGAATCAAGcattattactattttacttcATTAAAGTGTGGAGAGCAGATTTGGTTACTTACTTCTccaatagtttttgtttattcaCAATCTTAAAAGTtagcatttaaaattcataataaagtttttttttttttatttaaggaatttgAAAGTATATACTAATTTACAAGAtcgaattaataaacaataaatatctgtcaaaaatgtatatttatgagtttatttttgaacctatcattatttttagaaatataccAGGGTTCCTGTTGCTTGAATTGAATACAAATTATTCTAATTTAGAATTGTATGGTCTTTCTTATCCAACAGGTAATCGTGATATTAGATGAGCAAGATGacaatgaaaatttacaaaaacttcagttaaaagcaaaacaaacttacaattaattatataaatatcttaaaggTCATGTACCTTAAAGAACAACTTCTTACTTCTTACCAGTAGGGATGaaggaaaatttcatttcaagaCCATTTGTGGTGTTTGAATTTAAACCAAATGTGGAAACAAAACGACTCACATGTGACTTAATTATTCCTTGCCAAATGTTTACAATTGTGTTTTTCACCTTTAAAACATTCGATCCTTGAGACCAATACCTGTGTTAAAAACATCTGCATTAGATATAGATGACAACATTATGTTGTGTTATATTTAAGATTAATGAAGTACTAAGTAACATAGcacattcattattattataatttaataaagtatgtactagaaaataaaataaatacaataaattatcttttaaatggACAGACTTTTTAgttgtttaataaatactaaaagaacCAGACTAACAAAGGGAACATAGTAGAAGTAAACTGAATTACTAATTTACTCAAAGCAATACATTTGATACAAACTTGatttaatttaacaacttttCATTGACATAAAAGActatgttgtagatggagcttatattggttactgttaacttaattacattacaacattaaaccaatatttaatatttttattaaaagtgtgaTGTtgttttgtgatgtgtctgaagaagatggTCTTGCTatcgaaagacctcacaaaaaaataaaagtatcaaatattggttttatgttgtaatgtaattaagataaaaaactatgtaatatatGGTTAGATTATATTAACAATTGATCATAACGCATCCGTTAAAGCGAACACATTAGACACACTCTTGACTTCACtgtcaaatataattaactattaacatttattatttgtacaagTTTTTAAGGTGTATTTTCATATTGCAGCACAGAgttgaaaaattatattgaactgCGAAAGATAATAGGATTATAAACATTTGTCATTTCAACACATTTTTTGAGTACTgacatttatgtatatttttttttctactgacatacattttatttttgttaatttcgaCTGTAGTTTTGGTGTGTTCAACACAATTTATATACTCAATTCCATGTTTTGGGATTCATACATCTAAAGAAAAGAGAATATGCCGTTCTCAAAATGTTGAGTTTCTGTTGGGTGTACATAATGGTGGTAAATATTCACagttctgttatcctttcaaactatTCATATCAGTAGTAAGCTtcatgggcgtatataagggggtGCTCAGGGGGTTGAAGCCCTGCCTccaaattttgaaagacaaacattaaaattgcaccatTTATGAGGCATTAAAGTTCAACAATTTCCTGGGGGAATATCCCCGAGCCCCAGTTTTTGGaggatattttatactttctaaaCCACCTGGTGTGTGAGTCCCccaaattattttctatacatatACGACACTGAAAACCTTATACAAGTCTATTTAAGTATACATTTCTGGTACTGTTGAAAGTATGGAAACTACCTATATACTCAATATTTAGTtggattattaaaaatgtttagtcaCAGCTCTTTAAGATTCCTTTGataaaaaaagagttaattttCTAGGAATTGAAGGTATTTGAAATATCTTGAACTCTTGAGCTCTTAGACAAATGGCTGTAGATAAGGATATGGCAGGTTTACAGCATTTATACAAAAGATGGCTGGAGAGAATGACATGTCTCTGATATTCAAATGATTtggcaaagtttttaaaacaacaaccttaaataattttaattaattcttaaaaaatgaaacagtctTCTACTTTTCCTTTCAGTCTCCAGCGAAGTAATCTTACAAAGTTCCTCTGTCtgtgttgtaattaataaaactaagacATCATAAACTTCACCACTGCTTACACTATACACACAGCTTAACTCATATTTTCAAGTACTTTTGTATGTTGCTGTATTGTAGTTTGTAAATTGTAACTATTATATATTCATCCATTGCAATATTAACTGAATTAAATCATGttagtcaaatattttaaagcaatataaaaaatattgcatatattaccAGCAGTTTTTCGGATTATCTACAGAATTCCATTATCATCAGTATCTGAGTGAAATCAACATTGCAGAAAATCGAGAGCCTACACAATTTTAAGTAACagtgtagacttttattaatCAGTGTTCTTACTTGTATTTTAATACTCCCTGTAGCAGTAGTAGTATGTAAAGTTATtgtctacaaatatttataatgccTAAGAGTGTAAGCTCATCTTTGTTATTCATCATCTTTAACATTATTACGATCTTCACTTATTTGTTTACTGCCTTAGTAAACGTTTAGTTCTCGTAGTTGTATACCGTATATCAACACTGGCATTTGAAGCTTCACCATTAGATTTACTCCGGAAACTGGAGAGAGTTGGGAAATCAGCTGACAGAACACCAGGCATGCCGATGTCAGTGACAAAAAACTTCTCTTTATTGAAGAAACTCCCTACGTGGTGGGaggaaaaatttgaaaatctcttcatcatgaagaatcttttaatttctgaaaacaaaacacataattaaatacttatacttatttaacagttaaaaccTCATATCTGGAGGTTGACTAGACAAACCAATGTTGAATAACAATGATTGGAAATCCCAGTTTCGACAAGtccaaattagttttaataaaatcgtACATATGACACTGATTTTTGACttagttatttcaataaaactgGTATTGACTTATGAAATGATCTGAACTGGTTTAAGTTGACTAAATTTAGCTGTAGTGAAATGTGATATGGAAAATCCTCTTTTGATAATGGAAGCAGTTAAATTGCCAAAATGTGCATTGAGTAAgtaatgttttgagttttatctGAAAACCctgtaaacaaagtttttttttttcaatttcacaaataagtaacaaattttaagcAAAACCTTAGCAAAATtctttgttttacttattttacttattgtgaaaggataacaggatttcgaacatttgccatcgttaaatgttacaaaatgtacaaagcAACGTTTCAAGCATTagaatctatcttcttcgtcatgtggggggaggtattaatacatacaaaactaAAGAACAGAAGAGtgaaaagaaaggaaagaaaagatTCAAACTTACTTGAAAGCTGCTTGGAGTCAAGTCCAGGCATCTCTGCACAGAATGCAAGTTctgagcacaagtcacgagtacaaGATCACAATAACatatcacaccagcacaggctacagtggaaTACTAACTAGAAAATCAATCTCAGCTCAGTATCAGCATTTTAATCTTCAAAATGTtctgttataccttttgtaatgtaacaatggcaaatgtctgaatttctgttaccctttcaaaccatccatcctcaataataaactttgaacatAGAATACTTGTCACTTAATATCATATTACAGGACAATCCTTATTTTATATAGCACGCTTTGTTAAATACAaccagagtaaattaaaatataagcaaagtataaaatttaatttgtagcaAATAGGCCTAatacacaaagttttaaaatgtatacactgatatgacaaaacattattttttatttaccgaaaatagaaatacattagttaacattatattcaaaaatatttattcaatccATTCAGCTTTATACCAAATGCCTTCAAACATGTACGGTTTGTAGAGCCTATAATTCATTCATCCAACACTtttgataaaatgttaatgtTCACTACAGCTAGTCAGTAGATGTTAAGTAATTCATATATACCCATGTCAGCAGTTATTAATACACTTCTAGATTAAATACTAAGAGTAATCACGTATTACCCAAGAGAGATAatttctggctgatttatacgttccagttgaacctaccactgggcacagtaaAATCTGATgcgtcacttaaatctgggcaaccttatagatgtccaggagcagcacatcacaaaccgcaaatatcgagattctggggtgcaaggataaTTCTATagtctagtctactacgggaaATAACTGTTGGAGTTtagtggggttcgttccctaattgtcaaaggttcttgctagccttaaACTAAGGATGTGCCATgaccctgcctgctttgactggagaggctagaCCAGAGCTGGCTTGGGGACAGGATttaagattagtgccctaaattcttcctcatggatctcaataggaggcagCCTCTATTCCCAACCTTACCTATCCAGAACATCCTGTCACTCCAAAAGCAGCACAGAAGTcattataggactaggtgcaatttatgaGCTTTTAGTCCTAAGAGAACCATAAAAGAGTTATCGTAGAGGTGACAGATAGAAAGACAGGTGGACATGCAAGGTTTATACCAAGTATTAAGTCTCTGAGACATTGTTATCAAAAGTTAccgcacagatagacagactcTACTTCGACCTTTCtatcccaaaatcaatacagttcttccttgaaccaagaggaacccatgcaccaagttttaagtctctaggacctCTTTATTAAGAATATCGCACAGACAGACTCTAATTTGACCTTTCtatcccaaaatcaatacagttcttccttgaaccaagaggaacccaTTTACCCATGcaccaagttttaagtctctaggatctCTATATTAAGAATATCGCACAGACAGACTCTAATTTGACCTTTCTATCccaaaatcaatatagttcttccttgaaccaagaggaacccaTTTACCCATGCACCAAGTTTTAAGTTTCTAGGATCTCTGTATTAAGAATATCACACAGATGGACAGGCAGACTCTCCTTTGACCTTTCtatcccaaaatcaatacagttcttccttGAATCAAGAGGAACCCATGcaccaagttttaagtctctaggacctCTGTATTAAGAATATCGCACAGatggatagacagacggacagactgTTCTTGACCATTTCACCTCAGAATCAAAAGTGGTTTTACTTGGACCTAAAGACTATTTATACTCTCTAGGgcctttctatcaaaagttatagCAAAGACGGTCAGATAAAGACAATTCCAAGAAAGCCTTGAATAATCCGTTTGTAAACTACTCTTTGCATAATTTAATGCGATGAGTGAAATCAttaatgtacattgtacatttaGCTTTGACTGTGTTGAATAACATTACTAAAGTTATCAATTTGTTGTGGTAAAACTTATATTACATACTAAATTACCTCTAAATAATGGGATGATATTAGTCCCATTATAGTATCTAACAGCAGTAGCTTGCCCATGTGAATACATAGTATATTCGATATGAAGATTCAGTGAGGGGGTAAAACTGGATCTTGTCCTGAGTGTGGATTCTACCCCTTCTACAGtggcaatacattttttaaacaaatttcttaattCCTCTTTATCTATTCCTCGTGCCTTAATAACAATCTGGAATAAGAATAAAGAATCAATACCACAAAATAGGGAAAAGTGTACATAAATTCAATTCCACATAATATACATGTTATGTTAGATAACGTATCACCATTTTGGGTTAGATAACACAGCGTCACATGGGGTTAGATAGCACATCAGCAGGTTAGTTTAGATAGTACATCAGCATGTTAGTTTAGATAACACATCAGCATGTTAGTTTAGATAACACATCGACACGTCGGGTTAGATAACAGATTGGCATTTTGGCGTAGATAACACATCGGCACGTCGGGTTAGATAACAGATTGGCATTTTGGATTAGATAACACAGCGACACGTTGGGTTAGATAACAGATTGGCATTTTTGATTAGATAACACAGCGACACGTTGGGTTAGATAACAGATTGGCATTTTGGCGTAGATAACACATCGGTACGTTGGGTTAGATAACAGATTGGCATTTTGGATTACATAACACAACGGCACGTTGGGTTAGATAACAGATTGGCATTTTGGATTAGATAACACAACGACACGTTGGGTTAGATAACGCGTCAGCGTGTTGGATTGTATATTACACTCGACTGTTACGTTAGATAATATGTTGATATATGgaattaaataacaaatcaaaatgttgGATTAGacaaaaaaatgttacttctTAATCTACAgtagaagaatatttaaaatgattgaattttctcactgaaaaataattagttaGAAGACCTGAAATTCTGAAGTTCTGGAAGTAATGCTGATAACTCCAGCGTTAGTGCTTCCGTCATCAACCTCGATGGTGGAAACTGTCACTCCAACTTCTTCAgaaatattaaactgtttgtGATAAAATCCATGTAATTTTGTGGAAGCAGGCTTTGGCGTTATATCTAAAATCTGACGGAAGAGGCTGGTTCTGAAACATTcgtaaactattaattattttgtagtttttacgtGACAGAAAACTGATTTCATCTTGATTTACAACGCCTCTTGAGACCAACGTGATTGATAACTCGTGCCAAATTAGTTAGACAATTAGAGTATCGTACGATTACATCTGGAAGCGTCAATTGTTTGCTGCTTCTACTTCGCTGTTTGATTACTAACCATTCGAGATATTATTACTGTAGTAGTATTCATAAGGCAAGAGTccagttattttgtttgttaaactGTATTGTGATGGAATAAATAGGAGttttttggacatttgtcatcgtttacTGATTCAAAATTCAACAACACTACGTTTCctgatctgtaatct
This genomic stretch from Homalodisca vitripennis isolate AUS2020 chromosome 6, UT_GWSS_2.1, whole genome shotgun sequence harbors:
- the LOC124365485 gene encoding uncharacterized protein LOC124365485 — translated: MYSHGQATAVRYYNGTNIIPLFREIKRFFMMKRFSNFSSHHVGSFFNKEKFFVTDIGMPGVLSADFPTLSSFRSKSNGEASNASVDIRYWSQGSNVLKVKNTIVNIWQGIIKSHVSRFVSTFGLNSNTTNGLEMKFSFIPTDIVGFKWYTTTDVFTNN